One part of the Parabacteroides distasonis ATCC 8503 genome encodes these proteins:
- the yihA gene encoding ribosome biogenesis GTP-binding protein YihA/YsxC, producing MEIKSAEFVISNTDVRKCPEGNKPEYAFIGRSNVGKSSLINMLTNKKGLAMTSQTPGKTLLINHFLINNEWYLVDLPGYGFAQRGKENREQLKRIIENYILDREQLTNLFVLLDCRHEAQKIDLEFMEWLGESGVPFSIIFTKIDKISKGRLKENLKVYTDKLLETWEELPPIFLSSSEKKEGRDEILDYIESINNSLNN from the coding sequence ATGGAAATTAAAAGCGCAGAATTTGTTATCAGCAACACAGACGTAAGGAAATGCCCCGAGGGTAATAAGCCGGAGTATGCCTTCATCGGACGAAGCAATGTAGGCAAATCCTCTTTGATCAATATGCTTACCAACAAGAAGGGCTTGGCGATGACTTCGCAAACACCGGGTAAGACTTTACTTATCAATCATTTTCTTATCAATAACGAGTGGTATCTGGTAGATCTTCCGGGGTATGGCTTCGCCCAACGAGGCAAGGAGAACCGGGAGCAATTGAAACGTATCATCGAGAACTATATCCTCGATCGAGAGCAACTGACCAACCTATTTGTCCTTTTGGACTGCCGTCACGAGGCGCAAAAGATCGATCTGGAGTTTATGGAATGGCTGGGTGAGAGCGGGGTTCCTTTCTCTATCATCTTCACGAAGATCGACAAGATCAGCAAGGGACGCTTGAAAGAGAACCTAAAAGTCTATACGGATAAATTACTGGAGACTTGGGAAGAGCTTCCTCCGATCTTCCTCTCTTCCTCGGAGAAGAAAGAGGGACGGGATGAGATTCTGGACTATATCGAGTCTATCAACAATAGCTTGAATAATTGA
- a CDS encoding B12-binding domain-containing radical SAM protein: protein MGLASVLLVLSPFTQINTPYPSTAYLKGYLEAKGVHAGQTDLGIETILALFSTQGLGELFAEIERRKGKYPAKVRGMLANKQRYIDTIAAVVAFLQGKNDPLAYRICNQDYLPESDCGSQNEEELEWAFGTSGLRDKARYLATLYLEDLCDLIRETIDPDFGFSRYAEHLGRCASSFDEIEEALQKPFGFIDRLTQPLLEKHIAKSKPKAIAFSVPFPGNLFSTLRLAQWLRQAHPDIPILMGGGFVNTELRSITDTRFFKYIDYLLLDDGEDPLFQVLRYLDGAIQKEELVRTFSLDENGSRVVYQDNPAYPACRQSETGFPDYEGLPLDKYISVMEMANPMHKLWSDGRWNKLTLAHGCYWGKCAFCDGSLDYIKRYEPNTAKTLVDRMERLIEQTGEIGFHFVDEAAPPALLREMAQEIIRRGITVVWWGNIRFEKSYTEELCDLLQRSGCIAVSGGLEVASPRLLKLINKGVTVAQVARVANNFTGAGIMVHAYLMYGFPTQTAQETIDSLETVRQMFELGLIQSGFWHRFAMTAHSPVGLHPAEYSCRVTEPPFGGFARNDVQFEALSGCDPELFSEGLRVSLYNYMNGTGFDLPLHKWFGGMKVPRTTLPPNYIERIVEE from the coding sequence ATGGGATTAGCTTCGGTTCTTCTGGTTTTATCTCCGTTTACGCAGATCAATACGCCTTATCCTTCCACGGCTTACCTAAAAGGTTATTTGGAGGCAAAGGGTGTACATGCCGGGCAGACCGATCTGGGTATCGAGACAATCTTGGCTTTGTTTTCCACGCAGGGTCTCGGGGAGTTATTCGCCGAGATCGAGCGACGGAAAGGTAAATATCCGGCTAAAGTCCGGGGGATGCTAGCTAATAAGCAACGGTATATCGACACGATAGCCGCCGTCGTCGCTTTCCTTCAGGGAAAGAACGATCCTCTCGCTTATCGCATCTGTAACCAAGATTACCTTCCCGAAAGCGACTGCGGGAGCCAAAACGAGGAGGAGCTGGAATGGGCGTTCGGCACTTCGGGATTACGGGATAAGGCCCGTTATCTGGCGACCTTGTATCTGGAGGATCTCTGCGACTTGATCAGGGAAACGATCGACCCGGATTTCGGCTTCAGTCGATATGCCGAGCATCTGGGCCGCTGCGCCTCCTCTTTCGACGAGATCGAGGAAGCCCTCCAAAAACCTTTCGGCTTTATCGACCGCCTGACGCAACCGCTATTGGAAAAGCACATCGCCAAGAGCAAGCCCAAGGCGATCGCTTTCAGCGTACCTTTCCCGGGGAATTTATTCAGTACCCTCCGGCTCGCCCAATGGCTACGGCAGGCACATCCCGATATCCCGATCCTTATGGGAGGTGGTTTCGTGAATACGGAACTTCGCTCCATCACGGATACACGCTTCTTCAAATACATCGATTACCTCTTGCTAGATGATGGAGAGGACCCACTCTTCCAAGTGTTACGCTATCTGGACGGGGCGATCCAAAAAGAGGAACTGGTACGCACCTTCTCCTTGGACGAGAACGGTAGCCGGGTCGTTTATCAAGATAATCCCGCTTACCCCGCTTGCCGGCAAAGCGAGACCGGATTCCCGGATTACGAGGGCTTGCCGCTGGACAAATACATCTCCGTCATGGAAATGGCCAACCCGATGCACAAGCTTTGGAGCGATGGTCGCTGGAATAAACTGACCTTGGCGCACGGTTGCTACTGGGGGAAATGCGCCTTCTGCGACGGCTCATTGGATTACATCAAACGATATGAGCCGAATACAGCCAAGACTTTGGTAGACCGTATGGAGCGCTTGATCGAGCAAACCGGCGAGATCGGCTTCCATTTCGTGGACGAGGCCGCTCCACCCGCCTTGCTACGGGAAATGGCGCAGGAGATTATCCGCCGTGGGATAACCGTCGTGTGGTGGGGAAATATTCGTTTTGAGAAAAGCTATACTGAGGAACTATGCGACCTTCTTCAACGAAGTGGCTGCATCGCCGTGTCGGGAGGTCTGGAAGTAGCCTCTCCCCGACTCCTCAAGCTGATAAATAAAGGGGTGACAGTGGCTCAAGTGGCACGGGTCGCCAACAACTTTACCGGGGCAGGCATCATGGTCCATGCCTATTTGATGTATGGTTTCCCGACCCAAACCGCTCAAGAAACCATAGATTCCTTAGAAACGGTCCGGCAAATGTTTGAGCTTGGGCTGATTCAATCCGGATTTTGGCATCGTTTCGCCATGACAGCGCATAGCCCTGTGGGGTTGCACCCCGCCGAGTACAGTTGCCGTGTCACGGAGCCTCCCTTTGGCGGATTCGCCCGTAATGACGTACAGTTCGAGGCGCTATCCGGCTGCGATCCGGAGCTTTTCAGCGAGGGGCTTCGCGTTTCCCTCTACAATTACATGAATGGAACAGGCTTCGACTTGCCCTTGCATAAATGGTTCGGCGGCATGAAAGTACCACGCACCACCCTGCCGCCGAATTATATAGAGAGGATAGTGGAGGAATAG